In Pseudomonas sp. DNDY-54, a genomic segment contains:
- a CDS encoding GlxA family transcriptional regulator, with protein sequence MLTAQPLKRISILATDGVFASTLLHAKDFFHMASLRYGKQIGLDLTPAFETVLVSPDGQPVTTFSGPRIEVDGALGEADAVILPAFWGDFDALCRQYPQVTQWLQARHATGSAICGEASGAFWMAAAGLLDDREGTTHWRFAREFAERFPRVIFTQEKHLTDSDNLYCAGGTTSACDLYMHLVERFCGAHIAQGMARDILFEVRRNYNPGRIGFGGQKLHLDTRVLQIQEWLEEHFAEKFRFEDVARDHGMSIRNFMRRFQTATGDKPLHYLQRLRIETAKTLLSTTRKSIKTISYEVGYDDASFFARLFRQHTELSPNQYRQQYRHKSA encoded by the coding sequence ATGCTCACCGCCCAACCATTGAAACGTATCAGCATCCTGGCCACTGACGGGGTGTTTGCGTCCACGCTGCTGCACGCCAAAGACTTCTTTCACATGGCTAGCTTGCGCTATGGCAAGCAGATAGGCCTGGACCTCACACCGGCATTCGAGACCGTGCTGGTCAGTCCCGATGGCCAGCCTGTCACAACGTTCAGCGGCCCTCGCATCGAGGTTGACGGCGCGCTGGGCGAGGCCGACGCGGTGATCCTGCCGGCGTTCTGGGGCGATTTCGACGCGCTATGCCGGCAGTATCCACAGGTCACGCAATGGCTGCAGGCGCGACACGCGACTGGAAGCGCCATCTGTGGCGAAGCCTCAGGTGCCTTCTGGATGGCCGCTGCGGGATTGTTGGACGACCGTGAAGGGACGACGCACTGGCGCTTCGCGCGCGAGTTCGCCGAGCGATTTCCACGGGTAATTTTCACCCAGGAAAAGCACCTTACAGACAGCGACAACCTGTACTGCGCGGGCGGCACGACCTCGGCATGTGATCTCTACATGCACTTGGTCGAGCGCTTCTGTGGCGCGCATATCGCGCAGGGAATGGCGCGCGACATCCTCTTCGAGGTGCGGCGCAACTACAATCCCGGACGCATCGGCTTCGGTGGCCAGAAGCTGCACCTGGACACCCGCGTTTTACAAATTCAGGAGTGGCTCGAGGAACACTTCGCCGAGAAATTCCGTTTCGAAGACGTGGCGCGGGATCATGGCATGAGCATTCGCAATTTCATGCGGCGCTTTCAGACCGCAACGGGCGACAAGCCGTTGCACTACTTGCAGCGATTACGTATCGAAACGGCCAAAACGCTGCTCTCCACTACCCGAAAGAGCATCAAGACCATCAGCTACGAAGTAGGCTACGACGATGCGAGCTTCTTCGCGCGACTGTTCCGCCAGCACACCGAACTGTCGCCGAATCAGTACCGCCAGCAATACCGGCACAAGAGCGCCTGA
- the nfi gene encoding deoxyribonuclease V (cleaves DNA at apurinic or apyrimidinic sites), with protein MITTPQRWSDAFSGWDGSPAAAREVQKQLASQVVLEDEFGPLRLIAGVDVGFEEGGTITRAAVVLLDAETLEPLAQTLARIPTNMPYIPGLLSFRELPAVLQALDSLGQTPDLIFSDGHGIAHPRGLGIAAHLGVITGLPTIGVAKKILTGQHDVLGEQRGDQVDLVDKGGKVIGTVLRSKDKVRPLIISPGNRVSLASAPQLVMRYVTRYRLPEPTRLADRLASRRDEKRASAQRSMDLE; from the coding sequence ATGATTACCACCCCGCAACGTTGGTCTGATGCCTTTAGCGGTTGGGACGGCAGTCCCGCTGCTGCTCGAGAGGTGCAAAAACAGCTCGCCAGCCAGGTCGTCTTGGAAGATGAATTTGGTCCGTTACGGCTGATTGCGGGCGTTGATGTGGGCTTCGAGGAAGGAGGCACGATCACCCGAGCCGCTGTGGTGCTGCTGGATGCGGAGACGCTTGAGCCGCTGGCGCAGACGCTCGCACGAATTCCGACCAACATGCCGTATATCCCGGGACTGCTATCGTTTCGCGAGTTGCCGGCTGTGCTGCAGGCACTCGATTCGCTCGGGCAGACGCCTGATCTGATCTTCTCTGACGGGCATGGCATCGCGCACCCGCGCGGACTTGGCATCGCCGCGCATCTAGGGGTCATCACGGGTCTGCCAACCATCGGGGTGGCAAAGAAGATCCTCACCGGGCAGCACGACGTGCTCGGTGAGCAGCGCGGCGATCAGGTCGATCTGGTTGATAAGGGCGGCAAGGTCATTGGCACCGTGCTACGCAGCAAGGACAAGGTTCGGCCGCTGATCATCTCGCCAGGCAATCGGGTCAGCCTGGCGAGCGCCCCGCAGTTGGTGATGCGCTATGTCACCCGTTATCGGCTGCCGGAACCGACGCGTCTGGCTGACCGTCTGGCCTCGCGCCGGGATGAAAAGCGCGCCAGTGCTCAGCGGTCCATGGACCTGGAATGA
- a CDS encoding methyl-accepting chemotaxis protein, producing the protein MTARFKVQSRDELGELGQVFNDTVAKIRELIERVGQTVGEVERQASRVQTVSADSNQTVSEQRGQIEQVATAMNEMSATAQGVATSAEAAVGSAESVNQETVNGRGLVAAQVGGIERLAAEIEQSVIVINQLASDSKAISQVLDVIKGVAEQTNLLALNAAIEAARAGEQGRGFAVVADEVRNLAKRTQQSTEEIEQMIGRLQGGVGAAVKTMHSSHAMAEDTVGRSAQVQQALENILAAVGVIVDQNQQIAAAAEEQTAVAHDIDRNIVAINEAGQRTAEGAGHTEQASRELTELVGRLQQLIGAFRV; encoded by the coding sequence ATGACGGCACGCTTCAAAGTACAGAGTCGCGACGAGTTGGGTGAGCTGGGTCAGGTGTTCAACGACACCGTGGCGAAGATCCGCGAATTGATCGAGCGGGTCGGTCAGACGGTGGGCGAGGTGGAGCGACAGGCGTCGCGGGTCCAGACCGTGTCCGCCGACAGTAACCAGACGGTGTCCGAACAACGCGGACAGATCGAGCAGGTCGCCACGGCCATGAACGAAATGTCGGCGACTGCCCAGGGCGTCGCGACCAGCGCCGAGGCCGCCGTGGGAAGTGCCGAAAGTGTCAATCAGGAAACGGTCAATGGCCGAGGCCTGGTCGCAGCCCAGGTTGGAGGTATCGAGCGGCTGGCAGCGGAAATCGAGCAGTCGGTCATCGTCATCAACCAGCTGGCGAGCGACAGCAAAGCGATCAGCCAGGTGCTGGATGTGATCAAGGGTGTGGCCGAACAAACCAACTTGCTGGCGCTCAATGCTGCGATCGAGGCGGCACGCGCCGGTGAGCAAGGCCGCGGCTTCGCTGTGGTGGCGGACGAGGTGCGTAACCTGGCCAAACGCACGCAGCAGTCCACCGAAGAAATCGAACAGATGATTGGCCGATTGCAGGGTGGCGTCGGCGCAGCGGTCAAGACCATGCATTCGAGCCATGCAATGGCAGAGGACACCGTCGGTCGGTCGGCTCAGGTCCAGCAGGCGCTGGAAAATATTCTTGCGGCAGTCGGCGTCATCGTCGACCAGAACCAGCAGATTGCTGCCGCCGCGGAAGAACAGACGGCCGTCGCACATGACATTGATCGCAACATCGTCGCCATCAATGAGGCGGGTCAACGTACCGCGGAAGGGGCTGGGCATACCGAACAGGCCAGCCGCGAACTCACCGAGTTGGTCGGTCGCTTGCAACAGTTGATCGGTGCGTTTCGCGTTTAA
- the zapE gene encoding cell division protein ZapE: MTPLERYQEDLKRPDFFHDAAQENAVRHLQRLYDDLVADDRSKSGLLGKLFGKKQQEPVKGLYFWGGVGRGKTYLVDTFFDALPIEQKTRTHFHRFMKRVHEEMRTLKGEKNPLTIIGKRFADESRVICFDEFFVSDITDAMILATLLEELFKNGVSLVATSNIVPDGLYKDGLQRARFLPAIELLKKHTEIVNVDSGIDYRLRALEQAELYHFPLDAEAEQSLEKSFRSLLPEQCRVQENEALMIENREIVARKAAGGVAWFEFRELCDGPRSQNDYIELGKIFDAVLVSNIERMDVSKDDMARRFINMVDEFYDRNVKLILSAEVELKDLYAGGRLEFEFQRTLSRLLEMQSHEYLARPHKP, encoded by the coding sequence ATGACCCCTCTTGAGCGCTATCAGGAAGACCTGAAACGTCCCGACTTTTTCCACGATGCCGCCCAGGAAAACGCCGTGCGTCATCTGCAGCGGCTGTATGACGATCTGGTTGCCGACGACCGCAGCAAGTCCGGCCTGCTGGGCAAGCTGTTCGGCAAAAAGCAGCAGGAGCCGGTGAAAGGCCTGTATTTCTGGGGCGGGGTCGGCCGCGGCAAAACCTATCTGGTCGACACCTTCTTCGATGCTTTGCCAATCGAGCAAAAGACCCGCACTCACTTCCACCGCTTCATGAAGCGCGTCCATGAAGAGATGCGCACGCTCAAGGGTGAGAAGAACCCGCTGACCATTATTGGCAAACGCTTCGCTGACGAGTCGCGCGTGATCTGCTTCGACGAGTTCTTTGTTTCGGACATCACCGACGCAATGATCCTCGCGACCCTGCTTGAAGAGCTGTTCAAGAACGGGGTCAGCCTGGTCGCAACGTCCAACATCGTGCCGGACGGTCTGTACAAGGATGGCCTGCAGCGCGCCCGTTTCCTGCCGGCGATCGAGCTGCTGAAGAAACACACTGAGATCGTCAACGTCGACAGCGGTATCGATTATCGCCTGCGCGCACTTGAGCAAGCCGAGCTCTATCATTTTCCGCTTGATGCCGAAGCCGAGCAGAGCCTTGAGAAGAGCTTTCGCAGCCTGCTGCCAGAACAGTGCCGGGTGCAGGAGAACGAAGCACTGATGATCGAGAACCGCGAGATCGTCGCCCGAAAGGCGGCGGGTGGCGTCGCCTGGTTCGAGTTCCGTGAGCTGTGCGATGGCCCGCGCAGCCAGAACGACTACATTGAATTGGGCAAGATTTTCGACGCCGTGCTGGTTTCCAACATCGAACGCATGGATGTTTCCAAGGACGACATGGCCCGCCGATTCATCAACATGGTTGACGAATTCTACGACCGCAACGTGAAGCTGATTCTTTCGGCCGAAGTGGAGCTGAAGGATCTGTATGCAGGCGGTCGATTGGAGTTCGAGTTCCAGCGCACCTTGAGCCGCTTGCTGGAAATGCAATCACACGAATACCTGGCACGTCCGCACAAGCCCTGA
- the nadC gene encoding carboxylating nicotinate-nucleotide diphosphorylase, which translates to MANITLADLSAEIETNVRKALAEDVGAGDITAQLIPAERLAHAAVITRENAVVSGTAWVDAVFRQLDPRVAVHWQVSDGDQVTADRVLFHLEGPARALLCGERAALNFLQTLSGVATRCRHYADLVEGTGVKLLDTRKTIPGLRLAQKYAVTCGGCHNHRIGLYDAFLIKENHIAACGGIAEAVAAAHGIAPGKPVEIEVENLDELEQALRAGADIVMLDELSLADMRSAVGMAAGRAKLEASGGIDEETLRTIAETGVDFISIGALTKHVRAIDLSMRLKQ; encoded by the coding sequence GTGGCCAATATCACCCTAGCGGACCTTTCCGCTGAAATCGAAACCAATGTGCGCAAGGCGCTGGCTGAGGATGTTGGAGCTGGCGACATCACGGCGCAGCTTATTCCGGCGGAGCGGCTCGCTCATGCGGCGGTGATCACGCGTGAGAATGCAGTCGTAAGCGGTACGGCGTGGGTGGATGCGGTGTTTCGCCAGTTGGATCCGCGCGTGGCCGTGCACTGGCAAGTATCCGATGGTGACCAGGTGACGGCCGACCGTGTTCTGTTTCATCTCGAGGGCCCGGCGCGTGCGTTGCTCTGTGGCGAGCGCGCAGCGCTGAATTTTCTGCAGACGCTTTCGGGCGTCGCGACCCGATGCCGTCATTATGCGGACCTTGTTGAAGGTACCGGTGTGAAACTGCTCGATACTCGCAAAACCATTCCCGGCTTGCGACTGGCGCAAAAGTACGCGGTCACCTGTGGCGGCTGCCACAACCATCGAATCGGTTTGTACGATGCATTTCTGATCAAGGAAAACCACATCGCGGCGTGTGGCGGGATCGCCGAAGCCGTGGCTGCAGCTCATGGGATCGCGCCGGGCAAACCGGTAGAGATAGAGGTCGAAAATCTCGATGAACTGGAGCAGGCGCTACGTGCCGGCGCCGATATTGTGATGCTCGATGAGCTTAGCCTGGCGGACATGCGTAGCGCGGTGGGTATGGCGGCTGGGCGGGCGAAGCTGGAAGCGTCGGGCGGCATCGATGAAGAGACGTTACGTACGATTGCCGAAACGGGTGTGGACTTTATATCGATTGGTGCGCTGACCAAGCATGTGCGGGCGATCGATCTTTCGATGCGTTTGAAACAGTAG
- a CDS encoding alpha/beta hydrolase yields the protein MLKREIPVTIEGPAGALEGLHFDQADARGLALICHPNPVKGGTMLNKVVSTLQRTARDAGFTTLRFNFRGVGSSAGSHDMKTGEIDDAEAALRWLQAQHPELPLTLMGFSYGGFVAAALAGRIEARGESLDRLFMVAPAVSRLADQPLAERCELTIIQPDDDEVIDATSVHAFSAALGRPHELLKVAECGHFFHGKLVDLKELVAPRLA from the coding sequence TTGTTGAAACGTGAAATACCTGTAACCATCGAGGGGCCGGCCGGTGCGCTGGAAGGCCTGCATTTCGACCAGGCCGACGCGCGCGGGCTGGCGCTGATCTGTCATCCCAACCCTGTCAAAGGCGGCACCATGCTGAATAAGGTGGTGTCGACATTGCAGCGCACCGCCCGAGATGCGGGCTTCACTACCCTTCGTTTCAATTTTCGCGGAGTCGGCAGCAGCGCTGGCAGTCATGACATGAAGACCGGCGAAATCGATGATGCTGAGGCGGCGCTGCGCTGGCTTCAGGCGCAGCACCCAGAACTCCCGCTGACGTTGATGGGTTTCTCCTACGGCGGCTTCGTGGCGGCGGCGCTGGCGGGGCGGATCGAGGCGCGCGGCGAGTCGCTGGACCGATTGTTCATGGTTGCTCCGGCGGTGTCGCGCTTGGCGGATCAGCCATTGGCCGAACGCTGCGAGTTGACCATCATCCAGCCAGACGATGACGAGGTCATCGACGCGACGTCGGTGCACGCGTTCTCCGCAGCGCTTGGGCGGCCCCACGAGTTGCTGAAAGTGGCAGAATGCGGCCACTTTTTCCACGGCAAGCTGGTAGACCTGAAAGAGCTGGTGGCGCCACGGCTGGCCTAG
- the ada gene encoding bifunctional DNA-binding transcriptional regulator/O6-methylguanine-DNA methyltransferase Ada encodes MLDFDRCWQALCDRDAGYDDHFVFAVRSTGIFCRPSCPARRPRREGISFYSTAAHAEAAGYRACRRCSPSGQSPAEQLDALVVAACRLLDESPEPMTLDQLATRIGLSPSHLARAFKSRTGLTPRAWAAARRRERLESRLSDADSVLSAALDAGYGSTRGAYQNITALTPAQRRRKGAGESLRYAISACPLGLLLIAASQRGICALLFGDDEQTVLSELKSRFAAAQLVRDQEGLGEWLEPILTQLQEPSRAARLPLDLRGSAFQERVWQALREIPAGQTRRYGELAESLGSHARAVARACASNPVGLLVPCHRVVGANHSLTGYRWGIERKAALLESEREEPGA; translated from the coding sequence ATGCTCGATTTCGACCGCTGCTGGCAAGCCCTTTGCGACCGGGATGCAGGGTACGACGATCACTTCGTATTCGCTGTCCGATCGACGGGCATTTTCTGTCGCCCCAGTTGCCCGGCTCGGCGGCCGCGGCGTGAGGGCATCAGCTTCTACAGCACCGCTGCGCACGCCGAAGCCGCCGGATATCGGGCCTGCAGGCGCTGCTCGCCTTCAGGTCAAAGCCCGGCCGAGCAGCTCGATGCTCTGGTGGTCGCCGCCTGCCGCTTGCTGGACGAAAGCCCAGAGCCGATGACGCTGGACCAACTGGCCACCCGTATCGGGCTGTCCCCGTCGCATTTGGCTCGTGCCTTTAAAAGTCGCACAGGCCTCACCCCGCGCGCCTGGGCTGCTGCGCGGCGTCGCGAAAGGCTGGAGTCGCGCTTGTCGGATGCCGACTCGGTACTGAGCGCAGCGCTGGATGCCGGTTACGGCAGCACGCGCGGCGCCTACCAAAACATCACGGCGTTAACCCCAGCACAGCGACGCCGCAAGGGGGCCGGTGAATCGCTGCGCTATGCGATCAGCGCTTGCCCGTTGGGGCTACTGCTGATCGCCGCGAGCCAACGCGGAATCTGTGCGCTGCTCTTCGGCGACGATGAGCAAACAGTGCTGAGCGAACTGAAATCACGCTTCGCTGCCGCCCAATTGGTGCGCGACCAAGAGGGGTTGGGTGAATGGCTGGAGCCTATCCTGACCCAGCTGCAGGAACCGTCACGCGCCGCCCGGCTGCCGCTCGACCTGCGCGGCAGTGCGTTTCAAGAGCGCGTCTGGCAGGCGTTGCGGGAGATACCTGCGGGTCAAACCCGGCGTTATGGCGAGCTGGCAGAAAGCCTGGGAAGCCACGCACGGGCTGTCGCGCGAGCCTGTGCGAGCAACCCAGTCGGGCTGCTGGTGCCCTGCCACCGCGTCGTCGGCGCCAATCATTCGCTGACCGGCTACCGCTGGGGTATTGAACGAAAGGCCGCACTGCTCGAATCAGAACGCGAGGAGCCGGGAGCCTGA
- the ampD gene encoding 1,6-anhydro-N-acetylmuramyl-L-alanine amidase AmpD: MQLDHATGWCRGIRHCPSPNFNQRPDGEISLLVIHNISLPPGCFGTGKVQAFFQNCLPTAEHPFFEEIASLQVSAHFLIERDGAITQFVSCLDRAWHAGVSCFGERGSCNDFSLGVELEGTDDIPFSEAQYDSLISLCRLLQQAYPAITSERVCGHSDIAPDRKTDPGPAFDWQRLRAASIVA, from the coding sequence ATGCAGCTGGATCATGCGACAGGCTGGTGCCGAGGCATTCGACATTGCCCCTCGCCCAACTTCAACCAGCGTCCGGATGGCGAGATTTCACTGCTGGTCATCCACAACATCAGCCTGCCGCCCGGCTGTTTCGGGACCGGAAAGGTGCAGGCGTTCTTTCAGAATTGCCTGCCGACCGCAGAGCATCCTTTTTTTGAGGAAATCGCATCCTTGCAGGTGTCGGCGCACTTTCTGATCGAGCGGGACGGTGCGATCACTCAGTTCGTTTCCTGCCTGGACCGTGCCTGGCATGCCGGTGTCTCGTGCTTCGGCGAACGCGGCAGTTGCAATGATTTTTCCCTTGGCGTCGAGCTGGAGGGGACGGATGACATACCCTTCAGCGAAGCTCAGTACGACAGCCTTATTTCGCTGTGCCGCCTGCTGCAACAAGCGTATCCGGCTATCACCTCGGAGCGTGTCTGCGGCCATAGCGACATCGCACCAGATCGCAAAACAGACCCGGGCCCGGCCTTTGATTGGCAGCGGCTGCGCGCGGCCTCGATTGTCGCCTGA
- a CDS encoding TatD family hydrolase gives MRLIDTHTHLDFDPFDHDRTDVIERCQVAGVERILVLGVHQANWERVWQMAQEQQAVYAALGLHPVFLQDHRPEHVAQLRDWLHRLRGEDKLCAIGEIGLDYYIDDPDKERQQQLLEAQLDLAHAFELPVLLHVRRAHAQMIATLKRYALKRTGIAHAFSGSWEEAREYIKLGYKLGLGGAGTWPQAHRMHRVLKQLPLESIVLETDAPDITPHSHAGQRNSPEFLPDICRELAELRGISPEELAEASYRNSCELFGWH, from the coding sequence GTGCGTCTGATCGACACCCACACGCATCTCGACTTCGACCCCTTCGACCACGACCGGACCGATGTAATCGAACGCTGCCAGGTTGCTGGCGTCGAGCGCATCCTGGTGCTTGGCGTGCATCAGGCGAACTGGGAGCGAGTCTGGCAAATGGCACAGGAGCAGCAGGCCGTATACGCCGCGCTGGGCCTGCACCCGGTGTTCCTGCAGGATCATCGACCAGAGCATGTCGCCCAATTGCGCGATTGGCTGCATCGTTTACGGGGCGAAGATAAGCTTTGCGCCATTGGTGAAATCGGCCTCGATTACTACATCGATGATCCCGATAAAGAACGCCAGCAACAGCTCCTCGAAGCGCAACTCGATCTGGCCCACGCATTCGAATTACCGGTGCTGCTTCACGTTCGTCGCGCCCATGCGCAGATGATCGCCACACTGAAGCGATACGCCCTCAAGCGCACTGGCATCGCTCATGCGTTCAGCGGCAGTTGGGAAGAAGCCCGCGAGTACATCAAGCTCGGCTACAAGCTCGGCCTGGGTGGCGCGGGCACTTGGCCGCAGGCGCATCGCATGCATCGGGTCCTGAAGCAGCTTCCGCTCGAAAGCATCGTGCTGGAAACCGACGCCCCGGACATCACACCCCACAGCCACGCCGGCCAACGCAACAGCCCGGAATTCCTGCCGGACATCTGCCGTGAACTGGCCGAGCTGCGCGGCATCAGCCCCGAGGAGCTGGCCGAAGCCAGCTATCGCAACAGCTGCGAGCTGTTTGGCTGGCACTGA
- a CDS encoding tryptophan--tRNA ligase — protein MKTRILTGITTTGTPHLGNYAGAIRPAIVASREADADSFYFLADYHALIKCDDPLRIQQSRLEIAATWLACGLDADRVTFYRQSDIPEIPELTWLLTCVAGKGLLNRAHAYKASVDKNVELGEDPDAGITMGLFSYPVLMAADILMFNAHRVPVGRDQIQHVEMARDIGQRFNHLFGNGKELFTLPAAVIEEGVATLPGLDGRKMSKSYDNTIPLFASAKALKSTIARIVTDSKLPGEPKDPDDSHLFTIYQAFAAPAQLAEFRAELIGGLAWGEAKERLFQLLDDELGEARERYHALVQRPGDLEDILQAGAVKARKVATPFLGQLREAVGLRNFRSEAVTAGPVKKKGGKLARFASFREGDGSFRFRFFAADGEELLLSRPFTDPKAIGVVTQRLIAHGVDALELRADEDNQFTLWLDGECIADSPGYADEEALDAAMLRLRQAVATLAV, from the coding sequence ATGAAAACCCGAATCCTTACCGGCATCACCACCACCGGCACGCCCCATTTGGGCAATTACGCAGGCGCGATCCGTCCGGCGATCGTGGCTAGTCGGGAGGCAGATGCCGACTCCTTCTATTTCCTTGCCGACTATCACGCATTGATCAAGTGCGACGATCCGTTGCGCATCCAGCAATCGCGTTTGGAAATCGCCGCCACGTGGCTGGCCTGTGGGCTGGATGCCGACCGGGTGACTTTCTATCGCCAGTCCGATATCCCAGAGATTCCCGAGCTGACCTGGCTGTTGACCTGCGTTGCCGGCAAAGGGCTGCTTAACCGTGCCCACGCCTACAAGGCTTCTGTAGACAAGAACGTAGAGCTGGGTGAGGACCCCGATGCCGGAATTACCATGGGGCTGTTCAGTTACCCCGTGCTGATGGCGGCGGACATCCTGATGTTCAACGCACACCGGGTGCCGGTTGGTCGCGATCAGATTCAGCACGTCGAGATGGCGCGCGATATCGGCCAGCGTTTCAATCACCTGTTCGGTAATGGCAAAGAGCTGTTCACCTTGCCTGCGGCCGTCATCGAGGAGGGCGTGGCAACACTGCCTGGGCTTGATGGGCGCAAGATGTCTAAAAGCTACGACAACACCATCCCGCTGTTCGCCAGTGCCAAGGCGCTGAAAAGCACCATCGCTCGCATCGTCACCGACTCGAAATTGCCAGGCGAGCCGAAAGATCCCGACGATTCTCATCTATTCACCATTTACCAAGCCTTCGCCGCGCCTGCACAGCTGGCCGAGTTCCGCGCCGAGCTGATCGGTGGCTTGGCCTGGGGTGAGGCTAAGGAACGGCTGTTCCAGTTGCTCGACGACGAATTGGGCGAGGCGCGCGAGCGCTACCATGCGCTGGTGCAGCGTCCCGGCGACTTAGAGGACATCCTTCAGGCTGGCGCTGTTAAGGCGCGCAAGGTTGCGACACCGTTCCTCGGCCAGCTGCGAGAAGCGGTCGGGCTGCGTAATTTTCGCAGCGAGGCGGTAACCGCCGGACCAGTCAAGAAGAAGGGCGGCAAGCTTGCTCGTTTTGCCAGTTTCCGTGAGGGCGACGGCAGCTTCCGTTTCCGCTTCTTTGCCGCGGACGGGGAAGAGCTGTTGCTGTCTCGTCCCTTTACTGATCCCAAGGCGATCGGCGTTGTCACCCAGCGTTTGATTGCGCACGGCGTGGATGCGTTGGAACTCCGTGCCGATGAAGACAATCAATTCACGTTGTGGCTGGATGGTGAATGCATCGCCGATAGCCCCGGCTATGCCGATGAGGAGGCGCTGGACGCCGCCATGCTGCGTCTCCGTCAGGCCGTGGCGACCCTCGCCGTGTAA
- a CDS encoding YhcB family protein, whose translation MEQTLATWLLPIVGVIAGIVIGFLIARNSAPNSTQRQVDDLQERLDTYQSEVVTHFNTTASLLRKLTNSYQDMQNHLSEGADKLALDEQTRQRLLAALHSEETHGHRERLTSPTFTEPPKDYAPKGPDVPGTLDENFGLKSRH comes from the coding sequence GTGGAACAGACCCTCGCGACTTGGTTGCTCCCGATCGTCGGCGTGATTGCCGGCATCGTTATTGGTTTTCTGATTGCGCGTAATAGCGCCCCAAACAGCACGCAGCGCCAGGTGGATGATTTGCAGGAGCGCCTGGATACCTATCAGAGCGAAGTGGTCACGCATTTCAATACCACCGCCAGCCTGTTGCGAAAACTGACCAACAGCTATCAGGACATGCAGAATCACCTATCAGAAGGCGCCGACAAGCTCGCACTGGACGAGCAAACCCGTCAGCGCCTGCTGGCTGCGCTGCACAGTGAAGAAACTCATGGCCACCGCGAACGACTGACCTCCCCGACGTTTACCGAGCCGCCCAAGGACTACGCGCCCAAAGGGCCGGACGTTCCGGGCACACTGGATGAGAACTTCGGCCTGAAGAGCAGACACTGA
- the ampE gene encoding regulatory signaling modulator protein AmpE, protein MIFLVVLLALLIDKLTDWRSDVQQDGPWLRLLRGIDARTGSSFGPWLGLLLAVLLPVVVLGLLLMALEPLAYGWLSLPLHLLVLLYSLGRGQGKREFGAFRDAWRRGDEEAAALVAQRDLGLSAADAPGLLRAVEAQLLWRSHQGFFAVIFWYVLLGPLAALAYRLLALTVEHARSEDMRERAEQLRHAFDWVPVRLLLASFGLVGNFVAVNRALLQELLHWDIPAYRLLADVGPVAADLGEPYEGEAGIARLDSLAALLVRTRMLWYAAIAFWVLLF, encoded by the coding sequence ATGATCTTTCTCGTCGTGCTGCTGGCTCTGCTCATCGACAAGCTCACCGATTGGCGAAGTGATGTTCAGCAAGACGGCCCTTGGCTGCGGTTGTTACGCGGAATCGACGCGCGCACGGGGTCTTCCTTCGGGCCATGGCTGGGCTTGTTGCTGGCGGTGCTGCTCCCGGTAGTGGTGCTCGGTTTGCTGCTGATGGCACTCGAGCCGCTGGCCTACGGCTGGCTCAGTCTGCCGCTGCATCTGCTGGTTCTGCTTTACAGTCTGGGGCGTGGCCAGGGTAAGCGCGAGTTCGGCGCTTTCCGGGATGCGTGGCGTCGTGGGGACGAGGAGGCGGCTGCGCTGGTGGCTCAGCGTGATCTCGGACTCAGCGCGGCCGATGCGCCGGGCCTGTTGCGCGCCGTGGAAGCACAGCTGCTCTGGCGCAGTCACCAAGGCTTCTTCGCTGTGATTTTCTGGTACGTGTTGCTTGGCCCCTTGGCTGCATTGGCGTACCGGCTGCTCGCTTTGACCGTCGAACATGCTCGAAGCGAAGACATGCGTGAGCGGGCGGAGCAGTTGCGGCATGCCTTCGATTGGGTGCCAGTGCGGCTCTTGCTTGCCAGCTTCGGACTGGTGGGCAACTTTGTCGCCGTCAATCGCGCCTTACTGCAGGAATTGCTGCACTGGGATATTCCTGCGTACCGGCTGCTGGCCGACGTGGGCCCGGTGGCGGCAGATCTCGGTGAGCCCTACGAAGGCGAGGCGGGCATCGCCCGGCTCGACAGTCTTGCCGCCCTGCTGGTGCGTACGCGCATGCTTTGGTACGCGGCGATTGCCTTCTGGGTTCTGCTTTTTTAA